A stretch of DNA from Vulpes lagopus strain Blue_001 chromosome 12, ASM1834538v1, whole genome shotgun sequence:
AGCAGACGGCCCTGGTAGATCAGTTTCATCTGGCTCTCTTGTCCAGGGAAATATTTACTGGaaggatgagagggagagagaaggaaagacaagGCGAGGAATGAGAAGGCAAACGGGCCGGGACCAACAAAACAGGACAATGAGGGAAGAACTGAAGGGTGAGTTTCTGAGAAGGATCCCACCCACCCCTAGTGGGGGCTGGACCTGATAGATCCCTGCCACTCCCAGGTGGGTACCAGCCTCCTCTTGGGTGACCAAGGGCTGAGGGCATAGGGTATGAGCAGCCTCCCACTCTCCAGTCCACTCACCTCTTCAGGGCACCCACAGTATCCTCCGGCCTGGCCACAGCCAGCTCCTCGGTGTCATTGAGGAATTTGAGCCGCACACTGATgaggccagggctgggagggaagcAGCTGCTATCCTCAGATCTCAGGGGGGCCTCTGGACTGCTGCTTTCTGGGCCCGCTTGTCTTTTGGGCAGGCCTTGGATGTCAAGCAGATGCTCAAGGCTCGGCTCAATACCACCCCCAGCTCCAGGCTCCCCTGTGGAGTCTCCCCCACCTTCGCCAGCCTCTTCAGCCTTCTCATCATTACTCTCTGATGGATGGGGGAGTTCAGCTGGCTCTGGGGTGCCTTGGCCTGCTACTAGATGGTCCACATGCCCCAGGTGGAGGACGGATGTGTCTCCAGCTGACACAATGGTGCCCAGGAGCTGGTTGCTACCGCTGTCTGCTACGTAGGTAGAGAGCCAAGCTAGGACCAAGGCTAGAATCAGCACCACCACACCTGCCACCACAGTCACCTCATTACCCACACCCTCAATGAGGGTGACATCAGAGAGCTCCATGGCCTGGCTGCTGACTGGGTCGACACTGCAGGAACAAAGGGGGGCATAACATCAGCAGGGTATATAGGGTTGCAACCAGGTTCCTAGTTTGTTTAGGTCCTAACTGACccaatgctgaaagaaaatacaattcgGTGTCCTGTAGAAGGGAGAACAAACCGTCCTACCTCTGGACCTCCAACCTAAAGCTAAGGACTTAACCCTTTGCCTCTATTGTTAGACACTAGTTTTCAGGTTCCACATCTTCCCCCTCTCACATTTCAAGCTCCCAGTGAGCACGGATCACCGGGAAAACCTAGTGGCTTTGTTTGGTGACTGCTGCTGCAACTGGCTGTTGTTTTTTTGTAGGTAGGggaaaatttttttgcttttttgcgcCCTGAGTTCCTCTGGGATTTCTATCAGTTGGTCTAGCAATGATGCCCCCCTGAGAAGCCTCCAAGGTGGCTTCAGAAAGACCAAAAactatgaaatgttttattttagggTCTTCTGGAGGCATAGTGCAGCCACTCTTGCCAGAATGTCTCATTTGAACCCTACCTCATTCACGGTCACGTATTCAGGTTCTGATGTCAAGaaccaaaaatttaattttccgTCAGAAGCATAGACCATCCCAAAAGGACACATCTGTAGGGGCCAGCAGCAGACATTATGCAGCAGGCACTGTTGTCTGCCCACCTCTGAAACTCTTCTGAAAGTCCTAGGGAGCAAAGGAGGACAGGCACGAGAAACACTACCCTCCTGGGTCACCACAGGCTCACAACGGCAAAACCACCACCTAAGTGGAAAGGATCTGGAAAAGATTCCAAAACAGCTCTCACAAACcatatccctctctctcttcatgtACTGTATAGGTTTCCCTTGGCAATTTCTTAGAAAGGCAAGAAGGACCTGGGCTTGCTCCTTAGAGTGCCTTCTCTTTCCCTTGGAGAATGTGCGGCTTTCACAGCTATCCCCAGGCAAATCCAATCCAATGATTATCATTAATAGACTATCCTCACAATACCTATAAAAACCTCATTATACTTATCTACCTGTCCATCTCTCCCTACTAGGCTTCTGGAAGACAAGGATCACCATGTATTTTTCTATGTACCCTACTGCTCAGTATAATGCCATAGTAGCTGCTGGAAGAATACTTGTGGGACATATCAACATCTCAATAGCTTCCACATCCTTATTTAGAACATGGGCCCtggagtaaaaacaaaaacaaaacaaaaaaacaaaaaacaaaaaacaaaaaacaccaaaaaacaaaaagcctaatTATAATCCCAGCCTTGCCTCTTACTAGCTCTGTAATCTCGGACAACTTTCTCAGGGCCTCAGctttttcatcagtaaaatggggttaaaaatagtacctacctcataaggttgttTTGACGGTGACGGGAAATCATCGAAGCAaaatacttagcacagtgtctggcacattgcagtagttcaataaataaatggtagCAATTACTTATCGCTTCCACAACTAGCCCCTAATGGTAAGAAGGTTAATGTCACCGACCCtgatttacagaaaaggaaattgcaGCGAATAGAAGCGAAAACGACTGGCACAGACACACGGCACTTTCGTGGGCAGGGGCCAAGCAGGACCCCAGGTCTCCCGCCTCAGAGGCCTTTGCTGTCTTCTCAGTCTGTGGGCGACCCGGACCGCGCGGTGAGGAGGGGTCCCGACCCTGCCTTTTCTGAGGCGAAGGCTCCGCGTGGGGCGGCCCTATTCCCGCGGGGCTGGAGAGGAGTCCGTGGACCCACCCGAGAGAAAGGCTGCCTGGTCCCTGGCCGCCAAGCTCAGTTCTCCCGGCCCGTAAGGGGTAGAGACCCGTGAGGGGGCCACAAACCATCCACACCCCTCAAACttcggggcggggctgggggcctgggggcggggcttgAGGACGCGAGGAGTCATGGGAAATTAAAGGAGGACTGAACCGGTACTGTGCTTGGATAGGGAAGGAGTTCCTCACCTGAAACGGCCAGACTAAGTGTTTTGACTTCGCTAGGACGGCCCATGGACTCACCTTTCCGtaggggccgggggaggggctgGTATCCCCGATTCTGTCCAGGGTCCTGTCTCTTCCGGCTTCTCCCGGAAGCTGTTTGAATCAGAGACAGGAAGTCCCGCCTCCGCGCTGTGCACTGATGGCGTAAGTCTACGTAAGGCGGGCTGACGTAAGCGTATTCTTTAATAGGGACAGGTTTCTCAGCGGAAGGAGGGGCGGAGTTATTGTTGGCGGAATCAGCGCCCTTCTGGGGCGGGGCCACGCTCAGTGGGCGGGGCCTAAAGAGCCCCTgggtgaggggcggggccacATGGAGTTGGGGGAGGTGCTTGGGAGAAGGCGTGGCTTCGCGTCTGGAAGACCGGCGTGCTGGCAAAGCCGGGCGGAACATGAGCGGCGCTTGCCTCATCCCGGCGTGTTCTTCCGGCCTTTCTCCCAGCCTCCCGAGCTGGCTGGGTTTATCATCGCTCTGTAACGCGCCTTAAGCTCCTGGTTAGCGAGATCAGTAGGGACTGGGCTCTCTGACCTCCAAAAGTTCAACTCAGGGCTAGTCAGAAGACGGGGCCATTTAGTCACCATTCGGGTGGTCCAAGGATGCGGCCCCAGGTAGTGTGAGACCTTGGTAAATAAGGCGAGAAAGCATTTCAAAGACGGCACAGATTCAGCGCAGACTTAAGGCCCAAGAAAAGgagcccagaaagaaaaaaaaaaggaaaaaaaaggctcagCTCCCAAAAACGTAGCCGGATAttgcaattaaaattatttcgagttggggatccctggatggctcagcggttgatcctgagtcctgggatcgagtcccgcatcgggctccctgcatggagcctgcttctccctctgcttctctctctgcctctctctctttctgtgtctctcatgaataaataaggtttcagctcaggttatgacctcagggtcatgagattgagtccccccAAGGGGCTTCCAGATTTAGCGGGGAGTCGGCTTGgaactcttcctctccctttgcccctcccccttgctctctttctctctctccaaaataaataagtcttaaaaaagttttttcaaaaaaaaaaaaaaaagttttttcttcaaaagacatgttaggattttgttgttttctgacgAACTATTTATTGATTGAAGTATAAAAAAGGCAGACGAGGCAAATTCATAAGAGTTCAGTGGTTTTCACCAACACACCAATAGAGCCAGCActcagataaagaaatagaaaatgatcccaaagcccccccccccatgttctCTTCCAGCCACTAATTTACAAAGCATAGACACTATTATGACTTCTGTTACCAtagatgagttttgtttttgcacTTTGTATGAATGGAATCAAGCCATCTGACTTATTCTTCTTTCCAAGTCTTATTGTGAAATACACATaaatttaccactttaaccatttctagatggtttttaaaaaaactttgagagacagcaagggcgtgaaagagagcacaagcagtggggaggggtagagggagaagcagactccccagtgagcagggagcccaatgtgggacttgatcccaggaccctaagatcatgacctgaattgaaggcaaacgctcaaccaactgagccctttAGGTGTGCTCCACCCTgctgttttaaccattttaagcggctaattcagtggcattaagtacattcataatgTACACCCATCATGGTTATCCATTTGCAATACCCatgcctccttcccacctccaatCTACTTTCTATGAATTTTCCTATTCCAGGTATcccatataagtggaatcataaaatatttgtcctttttcccAATTTGTATTGtatgattggcttatttcacttaacaatgtTTTCAGGGATCATCCATGTTGTAGAccctatcaaaatttcattccttttataggctgaataatattccattgtatgtatatgatcactttcttcatccatccatctattaatggacat
This window harbors:
- the TMUB2 gene encoding transmembrane and ubiquitin-like domain-containing protein 2 isoform X2, with the protein product MSVDPVSSQAMELSDVTLIEGVGNEVTVVAGVVVLILALVLAWLSTYVADSGSNQLLGTIVSAGDTSVLHLGHVDHLVAGQGTPEPAELPHPSESNDEKAEEAGEGGGDSTGEPGAGGGIEPSLEHLLDIQGLPKRQAGPESSSPEAPLRSEDSSCFPPSPGLISVRLKFLNDTEELAVARPEDTVGALKSKYFPGQESQMKLIYQGRLLQDPARTLRSLNITDNCVIHCHRSPPGSAVPGPSASLAPSSATEPPSLGVSVGSLMVPVFVVLLGVVWYFRINYRQFFTAPATVSLVGVTVFFSFLVFGMYGR
- the TMUB2 gene encoding transmembrane and ubiquitin-like domain-containing protein 2 isoform X3; the protein is MELSDVTLIEGVGNEVTVVAGVVVLILALVLAWLSTYVADSGSNQLLGTIVSAGDTSVLHLGHVDHLVAGQGTPEPAELPHPSESNDEKAEEAGEGGGDSTGEPGAGGGIEPSLEHLLDIQGLPKRQAGPESSSPEAPLRSEDSSCFPPSPGLISVRLKFLNDTEELAVARPEDTVGALKSKYFPGQESQMKLIYQGRLLQDPARTLRSLNITDNCVIHCHRSPPGSAVPGPSASLAPSSATEPPSLGVSVGSLMVPVFVVLLGVVWYFRINYRQFFTAPATVSLVGVTVFFSFLVFGMYGR
- the TMUB2 gene encoding transmembrane and ubiquitin-like domain-containing protein 2 isoform X1 — translated: MISRHRQNNLMSVDPVSSQAMELSDVTLIEGVGNEVTVVAGVVVLILALVLAWLSTYVADSGSNQLLGTIVSAGDTSVLHLGHVDHLVAGQGTPEPAELPHPSESNDEKAEEAGEGGGDSTGEPGAGGGIEPSLEHLLDIQGLPKRQAGPESSSPEAPLRSEDSSCFPPSPGLISVRLKFLNDTEELAVARPEDTVGALKSKYFPGQESQMKLIYQGRLLQDPARTLRSLNITDNCVIHCHRSPPGSAVPGPSASLAPSSATEPPSLGVSVGSLMVPVFVVLLGVVWYFRINYRQFFTAPATVSLVGVTVFFSFLVFGMYGR